In Streptomyces sp. NBC_01717, one DNA window encodes the following:
- a CDS encoding zinc-dependent alcohol dehydrogenase, whose translation MERTARAFWLRSPGHGEIRDVPLPEPAGDDVVVRTLFSGVSRGTESLVFRGGVPESQHTAMRAPFQDGDFPGPVKYGYLNVGLVEEGPGHLVGRTVFCLYPHQSRYVVPASAVTPVPDTVPAGRAVLAGTVETAVNALWDAAPLIGDRIAVVGAGMIGCSVAALLARYPAVRVQLVDSDPTRAAVAGALGVDFALPEHALGDCDLVVHASATEAGLTRSLELLAPEGTVLELSWYGDRRVSLPLGEAFHSGRLVLRGSQVGTVSPARSSRRTFADRLALSLDLLADPAFDALITGECAFEELPSVLAGIGKGDLPGLCHRVLYDTTPVPRVPAER comes from the coding sequence ATGGAGCGCACCGCACGCGCCTTCTGGCTCCGCTCCCCCGGCCACGGCGAGATAAGGGATGTTCCGCTGCCGGAACCGGCCGGCGACGACGTCGTGGTGCGCACGCTGTTCTCCGGTGTGAGCCGTGGCACCGAGAGCCTCGTCTTTCGCGGCGGCGTACCGGAGAGTCAGCACACCGCGATGCGGGCGCCGTTTCAGGACGGCGATTTCCCCGGTCCCGTCAAGTACGGCTATCTCAACGTCGGCCTTGTCGAGGAAGGACCGGGGCACCTCGTGGGCCGTACGGTCTTCTGCCTCTACCCGCACCAGAGCCGGTACGTCGTCCCTGCGAGTGCTGTGACCCCGGTGCCGGACACCGTCCCCGCCGGGCGGGCGGTGCTGGCCGGAACGGTGGAGACGGCGGTGAACGCCCTGTGGGACGCCGCACCGCTGATCGGCGACCGGATCGCCGTCGTCGGAGCAGGCATGATCGGCTGCTCCGTCGCAGCGCTTCTCGCCCGGTACCCGGCCGTCCGCGTCCAGTTGGTCGATTCCGATCCCACCCGCGCCGCTGTCGCCGGCGCGCTGGGCGTCGACTTCGCGCTCCCCGAACATGCCCTGGGCGACTGCGACCTCGTGGTCCACGCCAGCGCCACCGAAGCCGGGCTCACCCGCTCGCTGGAGCTCCTCGCCCCGGAGGGCACGGTCCTGGAACTGAGCTGGTACGGCGACCGGCGGGTCAGCCTGCCGCTCGGGGAGGCCTTCCACTCCGGTCGTCTGGTCCTGCGCGGCAGCCAAGTGGGGACCGTGTCTCCGGCCCGGAGCTCCCGCCGTACCTTCGCCGATCGGCTTGCCCTCTCGCTCGATCTGCTCGCCGACCCCGCCTTCGACGCACTGATCACCGGCGAATGCGCCTTCGAGGAGCTGCCGTCGGTGCTGGCCGGGATCGGCAAGGGTGATCTTCCCGGGTTGTGCCACCGCGTGCTGTACGACACGACCCCAGTGCCACGGGTTCCGGCCGAGCGTTGA
- a CDS encoding 6-pyruvoyl trahydropterin synthase family protein has translation MFSVTVREHFMIAHSFHGKVFGPAQRLHGATYVVDASFRRPELDSDNIVVDIGLATTELKRVVGEFNYRNLDDESEFADINTSTEFLAKVIADRLADQVRAGALGEGAHGLTGITVTLHESHIAWASYERLL, from the coding sequence TTGTTCAGTGTCACCGTCCGCGAGCACTTCATGATCGCCCACAGTTTCCACGGGAAGGTGTTCGGTCCCGCGCAGCGTCTGCACGGAGCGACGTACGTGGTGGACGCCTCCTTTCGCCGTCCCGAGCTGGACTCCGACAACATCGTCGTCGACATCGGGCTGGCCACCACTGAACTCAAACGCGTGGTGGGCGAGTTCAACTACCGCAACCTCGATGACGAATCCGAGTTCGCGGACATCAACACCTCGACGGAATTCCTGGCCAAGGTCATCGCCGACCGCCTGGCCGACCAGGTGCGCGCCGGAGCACTGGGCGAGGGCGCACATGGTCTGACCGGCATCACGGTGACCCTGCACGAATCACACATCGCATGGGCGAGCTACGAGCGGCTCCTGTGA